A section of the Quatrionicoccus australiensis genome encodes:
- a CDS encoding DUF1549 and DUF1553 domain-containing protein, giving the protein MKKIAYLAVLSCFTTVVAIAAEENKVGIDVAKASSAKWSPYVAVAVPPVPAVAQKAWVRKPIDAFILAQLEAKGLKPSPDADRATFIRRATLDTWGLLPTPEEVKAFVNDKSPDAYEKLVDRLLASHHFGERQARRWLDLARYADSSGFQNDNTRPNNWRYRDYVISAFNQDKPFDRFIKEQVAGDELYPDSQEAKIATGFLAGYPDNANSRDLVQRKYQIATDITDTIGETFLASTTGCARCHNHKTDKLSQKDYFQLQAFFANTSFDQSSPLAKGTESAWDKRFAEQQAKYRAATKEIRDKQRVIDDKYRDASVKYQKERYLTDSREAIFKPEKEWNALDRWVNFRHKTVAGADGGVAGYLREASKEGHPQYSADKPEAWKEYQKLQAELRKFDDLRPVSGSVNITTATELGHSDSPPTFVRFGGIHERPLEEVQPVIPALWGGDKIEIKPTATSSGRRTALANWLSSANNPLTARVYVNRVWAQLFDKGIVPTPADFGRAGEKPTNPELLDYLADNFVKNGWSVKKLQRDILLSSVYRQSSAERPDVAKADPQNKLLAVYPRKRLEAEEIRDALLYASGELNDKVGGPGVFPPINQALVSGAADFNGDRAWVVSKDKDDWNRRSIYIFSRRSLPYPLLSNFDPANPSQAHHKRDVTTTPLQALTLFNSDITVNWSQALAGRVINEAGKDENAQISRLYQILFSREPSKAESAALKAFLVKEEAAVQQKVADGKFEAAVPLGVKDTRLVNPVRGAAFVDLVHTVANSNDFAYRF; this is encoded by the coding sequence ATGAAAAAAATTGCTTATCTTGCCGTGCTGTCGTGCTTCACGACGGTGGTGGCGATTGCAGCCGAAGAAAATAAGGTCGGCATTGATGTGGCGAAGGCGTCGTCGGCCAAGTGGTCGCCTTATGTTGCCGTCGCAGTGCCGCCGGTGCCGGCGGTTGCCCAGAAGGCATGGGTGCGCAAGCCGATCGATGCATTCATTCTTGCCCAGCTCGAAGCCAAGGGTCTGAAGCCGTCGCCGGATGCGGACCGCGCCACCTTCATCCGGCGCGCGACGCTGGATACCTGGGGCTTGCTGCCGACGCCGGAAGAGGTCAAGGCCTTTGTCAATGACAAGTCGCCGGATGCCTACGAAAAACTGGTTGACCGCCTGCTTGCCTCGCATCACTTCGGTGAGCGCCAGGCGCGCCGCTGGCTGGATCTGGCGCGTTATGCCGATTCCTCCGGTTTCCAGAATGACAATACCCGTCCGAACAACTGGCGTTACCGCGATTACGTGATCAGCGCCTTCAATCAGGACAAGCCGTTTGACCGCTTCATCAAGGAGCAGGTTGCCGGCGACGAACTCTATCCGGACAGCCAGGAGGCGAAAATCGCCACCGGCTTCCTGGCCGGTTATCCGGACAACGCCAATTCACGCGACCTCGTGCAGCGCAAGTATCAGATCGCCACCGACATCACCGATACCATCGGCGAGACCTTCCTGGCCTCGACCACTGGTTGCGCCCGTTGCCACAATCACAAGACCGACAAGCTGAGCCAGAAGGATTACTTCCAGCTGCAGGCCTTCTTCGCCAATACCTCGTTCGATCAGTCGTCGCCGCTCGCCAAGGGCACCGAATCGGCCTGGGACAAGAGGTTTGCCGAGCAGCAGGCGAAATATCGTGCGGCAACCAAGGAGATTCGTGACAAGCAGCGCGTCATTGACGACAAGTATCGTGATGCGTCGGTCAAGTATCAGAAAGAGCGTTATCTGACGGATAGCCGCGAAGCGATTTTCAAGCCGGAAAAGGAATGGAATGCGCTGGATCGTTGGGTGAATTTCCGCCACAAGACTGTTGCCGGTGCTGATGGTGGTGTTGCCGGCTATCTGCGCGAAGCCAGCAAGGAAGGGCATCCGCAATATAGCGCGGATAAGCCGGAGGCTTGGAAGGAATACCAGAAGCTGCAGGCTGAGTTGCGCAAGTTTGACGATCTGCGTCCGGTCAGCGGTTCGGTCAACATCACCACGGCGACCGAATTGGGCCACTCCGATTCGCCGCCGACCTTCGTGCGCTTTGGCGGTATTCACGAACGGCCGCTCGAGGAAGTTCAGCCAGTCATCCCGGCACTGTGGGGCGGCGACAAGATCGAGATCAAGCCGACGGCTACGTCTTCCGGTCGTCGCACGGCACTCGCCAATTGGTTGTCCAGTGCCAACAATCCGCTGACTGCCCGTGTTTACGTGAATCGCGTCTGGGCGCAGTTGTTCGACAAGGGCATCGTACCGACCCCGGCCGATTTTGGCCGTGCCGGCGAGAAGCCCACCAATCCGGAACTGCTCGATTACCTGGCCGACAATTTCGTCAAGAACGGCTGGAGCGTCAAGAAGCTGCAACGCGATATCCTGTTGTCCAGCGTCTATCGCCAGTCTTCTGCCGAACGTCCGGATGTTGCCAAGGCCGATCCGCAGAACAAGTTGCTTGCCGTCTATCCGCGCAAGCGTCTTGAAGCCGAGGAAATCCGCGATGCACTGCTCTATGCCTCCGGTGAGCTGAACGACAAGGTGGGTGGTCCGGGCGTTTTCCCGCCGATCAACCAAGCCCTGGTTTCCGGTGCGGCCGATTTCAACGGCGACCGCGCTTGGGTAGTGTCGAAGGACAAGGATGACTGGAATCGTCGCAGCATCTATATCTTCAGCCGCCGTAGCCTGCCGTATCCGCTGCTTTCCAATTTCGACCCGGCCAATCCGTCGCAGGCACACCACAAGCGTGACGTGACGACGACGCCGTTGCAGGCCCTGACCCTGTTCAACAGCGACATCACGGTCAATTGGTCGCAGGCCTTGGCTGGTCGCGTCATCAACGAAGCCGGCAAGGACGAAAACGCCCAGATCAGCCGCCTGTATCAGATCCTCTTCTCGCGTGAGCCGAGCAAGGCCGAATCCGCCGCGCTCAAAGCCTTCCTGGTCAAGGAAGAGGCTGCCGTGCAACAGAAGGTGGCTGACGGCAAGTTCGAAGCAGCCGTGCCGCTCGGCGTCAAGGACACCCGTCTGGTCAATCCGGTGCGCGGTGCTGCCTTCGTCGACCTGGTTCATACCGTCGCCAACTCCAACGACTTCGCCTATCGCTTCTAA